From the genome of Bacteroidota bacterium:
CAGGAACGGGAAAAACAGCAGCATTTGCCATTCCCATTCTTCAATTATTAAGCGCACATAAACCGGTTGATCATAAAAAGCATATTCGGAGTTTAATTGTTACACCAACACGTGAATTGGCAATTCAAATCAATGAAAGTTTTCATGCTTACGGAAGGCATACAGGATTAACATCGACTGTTATCTTCGGTGGAGTCGGACAACAGCAGCAGACAAATTCGCTGCAGCGCGGCGTGGATATTTTAATCGCAACTCCCGGCAGACTGCTTGATCTGATGAATCAAAAATATGTCTCTTTAAAAGATATTCAGATTTTCGTGTTGGATGAAGCAGACCGGATGCTCGACATGGGATTTATCCATGATGTAAAGAAAATATTGCATGCCCTTCCTCAAAAACGGCAATCACTCTTTTTCTCTGCAACGATGCCCTCAGAAATTATCAAACTTTCGGGAACGATATTACATGATCCGGTAAAAGTTTCGGTGACACCGGTTTCTTCGACCGTCGATATCATTAACCAGCATATCTTGTTTGTGGATAAAGGAAACAAAAATGCTCTATTAATGCATATTCTTAAAGACACGTCAATCAAAACGGCGCTTGTTTTCACCCGTACAAAACATGGTGCGGATAAAGTCGTAAAATTTTTGCAAAAGAATCATGTTAAAGCCGAAGCAATTCACGGCAACAAAGCCCAAAATGCACGGCAGCGTGCGCTGACAAACTTTAAAGCACAAACAACACGTGTGCTTGTTGCAACGGATATTGCATCACGCGGTATTGATGTGGATGACATGGAATTCGTTATCAATTACGAAATCCCGAACATTGCGGAGACATACGTTCACCGCATCGGCAGAACAGGTCGCGCCGGGGCAAAAGGAACTGCATATTCATTCTGCGATGCAGAGGAAAAGGAATATCTCCGTGATATTGAAAAACTGATCGGCAAAAAAATTCCGGTCATGGAAAACCATCCCTTCCCGTTGATGGATCATCACCCTGTGAAAGCGCCGAAACAAGTTCAACACAGACAACAACGGCCGCACCATTCTGCACACGCGGGGCATTCCAAACCGAAGGGAGCAGAATCCGGAGGACAC
Proteins encoded in this window:
- a CDS encoding DEAD/DEAH box helicase; translation: MAFKSLHIIEPILKALSEEGYKIPTPIQSKAIPIVLQGTDLLGCAQTGTGKTAAFAIPILQLLSAHKPVDHKKHIRSLIVTPTRELAIQINESFHAYGRHTGLTSTVIFGGVGQQQQTNSLQRGVDILIATPGRLLDLMNQKYVSLKDIQIFVLDEADRMLDMGFIHDVKKILHALPQKRQSLFFSATMPSEIIKLSGTILHDPVKVSVTPVSSTVDIINQHILFVDKGNKNALLMHILKDTSIKTALVFTRTKHGADKVVKFLQKNHVKAEAIHGNKAQNARQRALTNFKAQTTRVLVATDIASRGIDVDDMEFVINYEIPNIAETYVHRIGRTGRAGAKGTAYSFCDAEEKEYLRDIEKLIGKKIPVMENHPFPLMDHHPVKAPKQVQHRQQRPHHSAHAGHSKPKGAESGGHEKKKWFGRSRSSK